From the genome of Hymenobacter gelipurpurascens:
TGACAACTCCAACGACAGCCCCTACCCTGGTTCCGCAAGCGGCTCCTGCTACTCCGGTGGCTCCTCCGGCTGCCTCGCCAGCCCCCACCGGCTCAGGAAAATAGCAAGTGGCCTAGCGGCACTTTCGCACACCAAAAAGCCCCGACCGGAAATTCCGATCGGGGCTTTTTCTGTATAGTAACAGGCCTAGGCCTGCACTCCTTACATAGCAATTACGTTGAAGCTCAGCGTGAAGTCATCATAGATGGCTTTGTCGCCGATACCTTCGAAGAAAGACTTCGAGCCGTATTTGATGTCGTATTTGGTGCGGTTTACGGTAGCAGTGCCGCTGGCAGCCGCTTTACCACCTTTCACGCCCACTTTGGCGGGGAAAGTAATAGCGTTGGTTTTGCCTTTGATGGTCAGGTCGCCGGTGATGTTGGCGTTGTTAGCATCAGCAGCGGCCCCTTTGATGTAGGCCACTTTCGTGATTTTGAACGTAGCCGTTGGGTTGCTGGCAACACCAAAGAAGTCATCAGACGTGATATGGCCCATGAATTTGGTGCTCGTCTCGGCGTCCTTGATGTCGGTGGCCTTGATGGTCTTCATGTCTACCGTCACGGTGCCACCTACCAGCTGGTTGCCTTTCACGAGCAGCTCGCCGCCCGAGAATTGTACGGTGCCATTGTGTCCGTGCGTTACTGCTTTGCCATCCCAGCCCAAGGTGCTGAGTTGAGGCTGCAGCTTGTATACTTTATCGGCAGGCTTTACGGCGCTAACTGCAGCTTTCTTGGCAACTGGCTGACCAGCATAAACAGGGGCAGCGAACAGAGCAGCGGCCAGCAAGGCCGGCAGAATGATTTTTTTCATGATTGAAAACAACAAAGGTGAAGAGAGTTAACTGAGAGGCCGTCAGTCGCGGATTTTGTCAAGTAAGTTGCTGAGTTGGGCGGCTTCTTCCGAAGTCAGATTACCCAAGCCCAGTTGTTGTGATGAGAGAATTTGGTCTAGCTGCGTGAGCAGCGCCAAGCCCTGCTCCGTAATGCGGATATCTACCGCCCGCCGGTTGCTGGGGCACACTTTGCGGGTTACCAGCGCTTTGGCTTCCAGCTTGTCTACAATGCGCGAGGCGTTGCTGGTTTTATCCAGCATCCGCTCAATCAGCATGTTCACGGTAGACGGCTTCGGGTGCTGACCACGCAAAATGCGCAGAATGTTGAACTGAGGCGAAGTGAGGTTGTACTCTTTGAACTGCGCACTCTGCTGCAGCTGCAACCAGCCCGCCGTAAACACCAGGTTGATGTAGGCTTTCTGGTAATTATCTACGAAGCTGCGCTGTTTGATTTCGTCCTCTATTTTCATGGTTCAAGCATGGGATCATGCTGAATGATGTTGCAAATATATGTACATACATTTAATGTCGCAACATCGTTCAGCGTATTTGTTGAAATTTATTTATTGCCTATCCTTATTCGCAGCCACTTAGCCCGGAATGTCGTAAGGCTACTTACTCCTATTCTTCTACGCCTTTTTTTGTCATGAAAACCATCTGCCTCTCTTTCGCCTTGGCGCTAGGCCTGTTGGCCAGTGTCTCCACAGCCAGTGCCCAAACCACTACCGCGCCAAAGATGCCGGCGGGTGCAAAACAAGCCAATTCTACCGACCGCTTCATCATGCGCAACGGGCAAGTGGTATTGATGCAGGGCCAAAGTGTAACGCCTCTGACAAAGAACGTGGTTCTTTCAAATGGCACGAAGATCAACTATAAAAGTGGTATCGTAGAGGTAGTTGAAGGTAAAATTACGACCCTAAAGGAAGGGGATTTTGTGCGAATGAACGGCGACATCGTATTCGCCACGGCTGGCAGCGCGGCCCAGGCCCGTAACGACGCTTCGGTGGCGCCTGATACCAAGTTCAACAACTACGTAGACACAACTCCCTCCTCTTCCAGCCCTGCGGCCATGGAAGCGCGCCTCACCACCCTGAACCAGAAAATCAGCCTGATGGGCGAAAAAATCCAGCTGCTCAACCAAAAGATCAGCCTGATGAGCTCTTCCACTCAACGCCCCGCCGATACCAGCCAGCTGGACCAACAGATCAGGGCGCTGGATGAGAAGCTGAAGTAGCCTTATAAGTTACGCTTACAAAAAGCCTCCTGCGCTGAGCGCAGGAGGCTTTTTATGCTCTTATGCTAGGCCAGTTGTGGTGGGCCTGCAGGTGGCCTAGCTCCTCTCCAACCAGCCCAAACGGCTCGTCCTGCACAATCAAGAAACCATCTAGGTCGCAAACATCCGCCAGGCCGCTCACCTGCAAAGCCGACCAGATGCCCAGCGAGGTTTCTACCATGCAGCCAAGCATGGTTTGCAGGCCATGAGTGCGGGTTTCGCGCAGAATCCGGAGGCCGTTCAGGTAGCCGCCAGCCTTCATCAGCTTCATATTTACGCCATCAAACTGCCGGGCTATTTCCGCAAAATCGGCATCATCCGTTACCGATTCATCGGCGAAGACCGGGCAATTTAGCTGGCCCTTCAAAGCGCGGTAGTCGGCAGCACAGGCGGCTGGCAGTGGCTGCTCCAACAGGCGCACCCGTAGGCCAGGCAGCGCCTGAATCGTTTCCCAGGACTGCCGCAGACTGTCGGCATCAGGCCAGCCTTCATTGCCATCAATGATGAGCAACTGGCTGGGTAGCAGGCGCGTGACTTCGCGCAATAAGTCCACTGCGCCCTCGCGGTTCACTTTCACCTTCAGCAACGGAAAGCGCTGATAGCCTTGCTGCTGCAGAAAGCCTGCTACCTCGCCGGGCTCCATGATGGGCAATGAAGCGGCTGTAGGGACGGCTGCGGCTGGCATCGGCAGGCCTAGCCACTGGGCTACCGGCTGCCCGGCTAGCGCCGCCTCCCGGTGTACAAACGCCGATTCCAGGGCAAAGCGTAGGGCGTGGGCCGGCTGCTGCACGGCTAGAAAGCGGCCGAGCTCATCCAGCGTATGGCACTGGCCTAGGCCGGCTGCCTGCAGCTGTGCAAACTCTGCTTGCAGTCCTTCGGGGGTTTCGCCGTACCGTACATTCGGAGCGGCTTCGCCCCAGCCGCTGGGCGTACCGGCAGCGCCCTGCACTTGCACCAACAGATTGGTTTTGAAGGTGGATGCGTTGCGCGAAATTTTCCAGGTGTAGCGCAGCGGAAGCGTGAGGGCAGTGAGAGACCAGGTAAGCATGGGGCAGCGGGGCAGAGCAGGCAAATTAGGCGGCAAGGTACTAGGTAACGGGATACGCTACGGGTAGCCTGGCCCTTATGATAACGCGCTAGGCCACCCCCACAGGAAACTGCGGAGCCTGGCACACTACGGGCCGGCTCAAAAAACTATCTTTGCCTGATTCCCGCCATTCTTTTTCCCCTGATTGCTGCGCATGAAGTTTTCGCGACTCGCACCTCTCGTTCTTGTTTTATTTGTTCTCGCAGCCATTCTGACGGCGCTGGCGGGCTACAACCTGGTGGCGCTGCCCGATGCTGTGCCCACTATAGCCCGTTGGCTGGCCATAGCTGCCGCGGTAGCGCTGGCCTTTCAGCGGCGCTCCGTTACGTTCTGGATTGTGGTAAGCATGCTGGTTGGTGCCGAAATCGGGCACGACTACCCTGGGCAGGCCGTACAGCTGAAAGTTCTCAGCGACGTTTTCCTGCGTCTGGTGAAAACCATTATTGCGCCGCTGGTATTTGCTACGCTGGTAGTAGGCATTGCAGGCCACGCCGATCTGAAGCAGGTGGGCAAAATGGGCCTCAAAGCCCTGATTTATTTTGAAGTGGTCACCACATTTGCCTTGTTTATTGGCTTGGGTGCTATCAACTTGACCCGCGCCGGCGAAGGTGTAGACCGCAGTGGTATTGCCGCCGATACGGAGCAGCTGGCCACCGTGAAGCAATCCACAGCCGATATCATTCTGCACATCTTCCCCGAAAACATTGCCAAATCGGTAGCTGAGGGGCAGGTACTGCAGGTGGTGGTGTTTGCCATCATCTTCGCCATAGGCCTGGCTATGGTGCACCAGAAGCACCGCCTGCCCATGCTGCAAATCACGGAGAGCTTGTCGGAGGTGATGTTCAAGTTCACCAACGTCGTGATGTTCTTCGCGCCTTTCGGCGTGGGTGGCGCTATGGCCTACACGGTAGGCAAGATGGGTTTCGCACCCCTGTATAATGCCTTTAAGCTACTCCTGACGCTGTATGGAGCCCTCACGGCTTTCCTGCTGCTGGTGCTCGTGCCCATTGCCCTGATTGCCCGCATCCCGCTGAAGCGCTTTGTGCTGGCCATTGCAGAGCCCGTTAGTATTGCTTTTGCCACTACCTCATCGGAGGCAGCGCTGCCCCGGGCCATGGAGGCCATGATGGGGATGGGCGTACCACGCCGTATTGTGGCTTTCGTAATGCCTACTGGCTACTCTTTCAACCTCGATGGCACCACGCTTTACCTGTCTCTGGCGGCCGTTTTTGTGGCCCAGGCCGCCGGCGTAGAGCTTTCTTTCGGACAGCAATTGGTGATGGTATTTACACTGATGCTCACGAGCAAAGGTGTGGCGGGCGTACCGCGTGCTTCCTTGGTGATTCTGCTGGCCACGGTAGCTTCTTTCAACCTGCCGGCTTGGCCCGTGTTCATTATTCTGGGCATTGATGCCCTCATGGACATGGCCCGCACCGCCGTGAACGTGATAGGCAACTGCCTGGCTACCGCAGTAGTAGCTCGTTGGGAAGGAGAGTTTATTGATAATTATGTAGCCCCGCCGCTAGAACAGCTGGAGGAGGTCGATAGCGCATTGGCACACTCGGCTCACTAGTTTCCGGGAGGCGTCATGTAGGAAGAAAAGCCCCGCAGCTGTCAGTAGCTGCGGGGCTTTTTGCATTTCGCTTG
Proteins encoded in this window:
- a CDS encoding YceI family protein yields the protein MKKIILPALLAAALFAAPVYAGQPVAKKAAVSAVKPADKVYKLQPQLSTLGWDGKAVTHGHNGTVQFSGGELLVKGNQLVGGTVTVDMKTIKATDIKDAETSTKFMGHITSDDFFGVASNPTATFKITKVAYIKGAAADANNANITGDLTIKGKTNAITFPAKVGVKGGKAAASGTATVNRTKYDIKYGSKSFFEGIGDKAIYDDFTLSFNVIAM
- a CDS encoding MarR family winged helix-turn-helix transcriptional regulator, translating into MKIEDEIKQRSFVDNYQKAYINLVFTAGWLQLQQSAQFKEYNLTSPQFNILRILRGQHPKPSTVNMLIERMLDKTSNASRIVDKLEAKALVTRKVCPSNRRAVDIRITEQGLALLTQLDQILSSQQLGLGNLTSEEAAQLSNLLDKIRD
- a CDS encoding DUF6799 domain-containing protein, which encodes MKTICLSFALALGLLASVSTASAQTTTAPKMPAGAKQANSTDRFIMRNGQVVLMQGQSVTPLTKNVVLSNGTKINYKSGIVEVVEGKITTLKEGDFVRMNGDIVFATAGSAAQARNDASVAPDTKFNNYVDTTPSSSSPAAMEARLTTLNQKISLMGEKIQLLNQKISLMSSSTQRPADTSQLDQQIRALDEKLK
- a CDS encoding dipeptide epimerase gives rise to the protein MLTWSLTALTLPLRYTWKISRNASTFKTNLLVQVQGAAGTPSGWGEAAPNVRYGETPEGLQAEFAQLQAAGLGQCHTLDELGRFLAVQQPAHALRFALESAFVHREAALAGQPVAQWLGLPMPAAAVPTAASLPIMEPGEVAGFLQQQGYQRFPLLKVKVNREGAVDLLREVTRLLPSQLLIIDGNEGWPDADSLRQSWETIQALPGLRVRLLEQPLPAACAADYRALKGQLNCPVFADESVTDDADFAEIARQFDGVNMKLMKAGGYLNGLRILRETRTHGLQTMLGCMVETSLGIWSALQVSGLADVCDLDGFLIVQDEPFGLVGEELGHLQAHHNWPSIRA
- a CDS encoding dicarboxylate/amino acid:cation symporter is translated as MKFSRLAPLVLVLFVLAAILTALAGYNLVALPDAVPTIARWLAIAAAVALAFQRRSVTFWIVVSMLVGAEIGHDYPGQAVQLKVLSDVFLRLVKTIIAPLVFATLVVGIAGHADLKQVGKMGLKALIYFEVVTTFALFIGLGAINLTRAGEGVDRSGIAADTEQLATVKQSTADIILHIFPENIAKSVAEGQVLQVVVFAIIFAIGLAMVHQKHRLPMLQITESLSEVMFKFTNVVMFFAPFGVGGAMAYTVGKMGFAPLYNAFKLLLTLYGALTAFLLLVLVPIALIARIPLKRFVLAIAEPVSIAFATTSSEAALPRAMEAMMGMGVPRRIVAFVMPTGYSFNLDGTTLYLSLAAVFVAQAAGVELSFGQQLVMVFTLMLTSKGVAGVPRASLVILLATVASFNLPAWPVFIILGIDALMDMARTAVNVIGNCLATAVVARWEGEFIDNYVAPPLEQLEEVDSALAHSAH